One genomic region from Microcella humidisoli encodes:
- a CDS encoding ABC transporter ATP-binding protein, whose product MIEFRSISKRFDDGTLAVDDFSLIMPSRQTTVLVGSSGSGKTTLLRMINRMVDATSGELEIDGENVSTIEPVQLRRRIGYVMQNSGLLPHRRVIDNIATVPRLNGVPKKQAHARALELMDTVGLDRDMAERYPAQLSGGQQQRVGVARGLAVDPNILLMDEPFGAVDPIVRADLQQELLRLQRELDKTVVFVTHDIDEAFLLGDQVVILEKGGRIAQKGTPAEILANPASDFVASFIGAERGKRALSIQTIDGAQVLVDGDGNLAGRLVEAGPA is encoded by the coding sequence GTGATCGAATTCCGCTCCATCTCCAAACGCTTCGACGACGGCACGCTCGCGGTCGACGACTTCAGCCTCATCATGCCGAGCCGGCAGACGACGGTGCTCGTCGGCTCAAGCGGATCCGGCAAGACGACCCTGCTGCGCATGATCAACCGCATGGTCGACGCGACGAGCGGTGAGCTCGAGATCGACGGCGAGAACGTCTCGACCATCGAACCCGTGCAGTTGCGCCGCCGCATCGGCTACGTCATGCAGAATTCCGGCCTGTTGCCGCACCGCCGTGTGATCGACAACATCGCGACCGTGCCGCGGCTCAACGGCGTGCCGAAGAAGCAGGCCCACGCTCGAGCCCTCGAGCTCATGGACACCGTCGGCCTCGACCGCGACATGGCCGAGCGGTACCCCGCGCAGCTGTCGGGCGGCCAGCAGCAGCGCGTGGGCGTGGCGCGGGGCCTCGCGGTCGACCCGAACATCCTGCTCATGGACGAGCCGTTCGGGGCCGTCGACCCGATCGTGCGCGCCGACCTGCAGCAAGAGCTGCTGCGCCTCCAGCGCGAGCTCGACAAGACCGTCGTCTTCGTCACGCACGACATCGACGAGGCCTTCCTCCTGGGCGACCAGGTCGTCATCCTCGAGAAGGGCGGCCGCATCGCGCAGAAGGGCACGCCCGCCGAGATTCTCGCGAACCCCGCGAGCGACTTCGTCGCGAGCTTCATCGGCGCCGAACGCGGCAAGCGCGCGCTCAGCATCCAGACCATCGACGGCGCGCAGGTGCTCGTCGACGGCGACGGCAACCTCGCCGGGCGTCTCGTGGAGGCGGGCCCGGCGTGA
- the cydD gene encoding thiol reductant ABC exporter subunit CydD: MAAGAVVAVAHTASIIAFCWFAAQSIAGVIDGVPVAQLGGPIIATAVSILVRAFTQALLDALAVHGAARVKSQLRARVVAAVDAGGTQLLGSTSSARVATLLGHGLDALDGYIGKYLPQLILTAVATPIIVGVLLLADVATGITVILTLPIIPVFMVLIGLSTRAVQRDQWQQLGALAQGFLEVVQGLSTLMVFGRQHRQVERIAAVTDEYRRRTMRVLRLSFLSGFALELAASLSVALVAVSIGIRLIDGDIALALGLFVLVLVPEAYLPIRQVGAQFHAASEGIAAADDVLELLEGAAGAPAPAAVPAREPMAAASTQPARPALAVRGLTVRRGDRLVIDGLTGEWMPGTVLAITGPSGAGKSSVLGALLGLIEHEGVVELDGLPVPPAARMERLAWAGQRPELTGGTLDEVVALGAPTVDAGRVSASLYWAGADDVPRDTVLGAAGDGLSGGQAQRVALARAHYRARDRDCRVVLVDEPTSALDAASEQRVVAGLRDLANEGRLVIVVTHRRAVMAAADAVLAIEPARAGVVA; encoded by the coding sequence CTGGCGGCCGGCGCGGTCGTCGCCGTCGCGCACACCGCGAGCATCATCGCGTTCTGCTGGTTCGCGGCGCAGTCGATCGCGGGCGTGATCGACGGCGTGCCGGTGGCGCAGCTGGGCGGACCGATCATCGCGACGGCCGTCAGCATCCTGGTGCGCGCCTTCACGCAAGCGCTGCTGGATGCTCTCGCCGTGCACGGCGCCGCCCGCGTCAAGAGCCAGCTGCGTGCGCGGGTCGTCGCCGCCGTCGATGCGGGAGGGACGCAGCTGCTCGGCTCGACCTCGAGCGCGCGCGTCGCGACGCTGCTCGGGCACGGCCTCGACGCGCTCGACGGCTACATCGGGAAGTACCTGCCGCAACTGATCCTCACGGCGGTCGCGACGCCGATCATCGTCGGCGTGCTGCTGCTGGCCGATGTCGCGACGGGCATCACCGTGATCCTCACTCTGCCGATCATCCCGGTGTTCATGGTGCTCATCGGGCTCTCGACTCGCGCGGTTCAGCGCGACCAGTGGCAGCAGCTCGGCGCCCTCGCGCAGGGCTTCCTCGAGGTCGTGCAGGGCCTGTCGACACTGATGGTCTTCGGCCGGCAGCACCGGCAGGTCGAGCGCATCGCGGCCGTCACCGACGAGTACCGGCGGCGCACGATGCGCGTGCTGCGGCTGTCGTTCCTCTCGGGCTTCGCGCTCGAACTCGCCGCCAGTCTCTCGGTGGCGCTCGTGGCCGTGTCGATCGGCATCCGGCTCATCGATGGCGACATCGCCCTCGCCCTCGGTCTCTTCGTGCTCGTGCTCGTGCCCGAGGCCTACCTGCCGATCCGGCAGGTCGGCGCCCAGTTCCACGCGGCGAGCGAGGGCATCGCGGCGGCCGACGACGTGCTCGAGCTGCTCGAGGGTGCGGCCGGCGCCCCCGCCCCCGCCGCGGTGCCGGCACGCGAACCGATGGCGGCGGCGAGCACGCAGCCCGCCCGGCCCGCGCTCGCGGTGCGCGGGCTGACGGTGCGGCGCGGCGACCGCCTCGTCATCGACGGGCTGACGGGCGAGTGGATGCCCGGCACGGTGCTCGCCATCACCGGCCCGAGCGGCGCCGGCAAGAGCTCGGTGCTCGGCGCGCTGCTGGGCCTCATCGAGCACGAGGGCGTGGTCGAACTCGACGGACTCCCCGTGCCTCCCGCCGCCCGCATGGAGCGACTGGCGTGGGCCGGCCAGCGGCCCGAGCTGACGGGCGGCACGCTCGACGAGGTCGTGGCGCTCGGCGCACCGACCGTCGACGCCGGGCGCGTGTCGGCATCGCTGTATTGGGCGGGCGCCGACGACGTGCCGCGCGACACGGTGCTCGGTGCTGCGGGCGACGGCCTCTCGGGCGGCCAGGCGCAGCGCGTCGCCCTCGCCCGCGCGCACTACCGTGCGCGTGACCGCGACTGCCGGGTGGTGCTCGTCGACGAGCCGACCTCGGCGCTCGACGCGGCGAGCGAGCAGCGCGTCGTCGCGGGCCTGCGCGACCTCGCGAACGAGGGGCGCCTCGTGATCGTGGTGACCCACCGGCGTGCCGTCATGGCCGCCGCCGACGCCGTGCTCGCGATCGAACCGGCACGGGCGGGGGTCGTCGCATGA
- a CDS encoding TetR/AcrR family transcriptional regulator, producing MNITESSSSLLSSAAPIRNEPVQARSTARLATLLDSAAAVIDEIGYERLTTAMVAERAGASIGTVYRYFPDRIAVLQSLAARNSERLLGRVAAELSPGRHASAMDAVLAVLAITADLFRTEPGYRSVRVGDVLDLLPPMTESTANAAVADVVTDALVAGYGVTDSAEVRRAVGTAIEIADALVARAFARSTPGDPALLAEAERAVRAVLADRL from the coding sequence ATCACCGAGTCCAGCTCCTCGCTGCTGAGCAGCGCCGCTCCCATCCGCAACGAGCCGGTCCAGGCGCGCAGCACGGCCCGACTGGCCACGCTGCTCGACTCGGCTGCCGCCGTCATCGATGAGATCGGCTATGAGCGACTGACGACCGCTATGGTCGCCGAGCGCGCCGGGGCCTCGATCGGCACGGTCTACCGCTACTTCCCCGATCGCATCGCGGTGCTGCAGAGCCTCGCCGCCCGCAACTCCGAGCGCCTGCTCGGTCGTGTCGCGGCCGAGCTGAGCCCTGGCCGCCACGCTTCGGCGATGGATGCTGTGCTCGCCGTGCTGGCGATCACCGCCGACCTGTTCCGCACCGAGCCGGGCTACCGCTCGGTGCGCGTCGGTGACGTGCTCGATCTGCTGCCGCCGATGACGGAATCGACCGCCAACGCCGCGGTCGCCGATGTCGTGACCGATGCGCTCGTGGCCGGCTACGGCGTGACCGACAGCGCCGAGGTGCGTCGCGCCGTGGGCACCGCCATCGAGATCGCCGACGCGCTCGTGGCGCGGGCCTTCGCCCGCAGCACCCCGGGCGATCCCGCGCTGCTGGCCGAGGCCGAGCGCGCGGTTCGCGCGGTGCTCGCCGACCGCCTCTGA
- a CDS encoding DedA family protein produces MNELLDAILDLVQGVDPVLRTALAGLFIMLETTILLGLVVPGDTVVLVASTAVDSPAEYWALTITVIVGALTGASLGFAIGRFFGPRLRASRLGRRIGEKNWRRAESFLDHRGGIAVFISRFVPVLHSLTPLVVGMSGLRYRTFMLWLTPACILWAFAYVTVGSAAAEGYRSIAEQLDYAALIFVGVIAGFWLLVFAVKKLLDRYVGRFADQPGDGDAATRED; encoded by the coding sequence GTGAATGAGCTGCTCGATGCGATCCTCGACCTGGTTCAGGGCGTCGACCCCGTGCTGCGCACGGCGCTCGCCGGGCTGTTCATCATGCTCGAGACGACGATCCTGCTCGGCCTCGTCGTGCCGGGCGATACGGTCGTGCTCGTCGCGAGCACTGCCGTCGACTCGCCCGCCGAGTACTGGGCGCTCACGATCACGGTCATCGTCGGCGCGCTCACGGGCGCCTCGCTCGGCTTCGCGATCGGGCGGTTCTTCGGGCCGCGCCTGCGGGCATCTCGTCTCGGTCGTCGCATCGGCGAGAAGAACTGGCGACGCGCCGAGAGCTTCCTCGACCACCGCGGCGGCATCGCCGTGTTCATCTCACGTTTCGTGCCCGTGCTGCACTCGCTCACCCCGCTCGTCGTGGGCATGAGCGGCCTGCGCTACCGCACCTTCATGCTGTGGCTCACCCCCGCGTGCATTCTGTGGGCCTTCGCCTACGTCACGGTCGGCTCCGCCGCCGCCGAGGGCTACCGCAGCATCGCCGAGCAGCTCGACTACGCGGCCCTCATCTTCGTCGGGGTCATCGCGGGGTTCTGGTTGCTCGTCTTCGCCGTGAAGAAGCTGCTCGACCGCTACGTCGGCCGCTTCGCCGACCAGCCGGGCGACGGCGACGCGGCAACGCGCGAGGACTGA
- a CDS encoding ABC transporter substrate-binding protein codes for MFTARNKGRFAMTAAVVGASLALAGCASGDPLAPEPDTDAPAETIVIGSQAYYSNEIIAELYAQALEAGGFEVERNYQIGQRDAYIPALEAGEVDLFPEYTGNLLQFWNPDTTATSSDDVFAELQTAVPDGLQVLDQSSATDQDSYNVTAEFAEANGLASIADLAGVEGLILGGAPELEERPYGPSGLESVYGVTVAFQATGDTTVESLLEGIVNVANVYSADPRIGQNGLVTLADPEGLFLASNVVPIASADLPQEAVDIVNAVSAALTPEGLVALNVQSTVDQLGFAEIATQWLTENGFID; via the coding sequence ATGTTCACAGCAAGGAACAAGGGCCGGTTCGCTATGACGGCGGCCGTGGTCGGGGCATCATTGGCCCTGGCAGGGTGTGCATCGGGCGACCCGCTGGCGCCCGAGCCGGATACGGACGCTCCTGCGGAGACGATCGTCATCGGTTCGCAGGCGTACTACTCGAACGAGATCATCGCTGAGCTCTACGCCCAGGCGCTCGAGGCCGGCGGCTTCGAGGTCGAGCGCAACTACCAGATCGGGCAGCGCGACGCCTACATCCCGGCCCTCGAGGCCGGCGAGGTCGACCTGTTCCCCGAGTACACGGGCAACCTGCTGCAGTTCTGGAACCCGGACACCACGGCCACGTCGTCGGACGACGTCTTCGCCGAGCTGCAGACCGCCGTGCCGGACGGCCTGCAGGTGCTCGACCAGTCGTCGGCGACCGACCAGGACAGCTACAACGTGACGGCCGAGTTCGCCGAGGCGAACGGCCTCGCGTCGATCGCTGACCTCGCGGGCGTCGAGGGCCTCATCCTCGGCGGAGCCCCCGAGCTCGAGGAGCGCCCCTACGGCCCCTCCGGCCTCGAGTCGGTCTACGGCGTCACGGTCGCCTTCCAGGCCACGGGTGACACGACGGTCGAGTCGCTGCTTGAGGGCATCGTCAATGTCGCCAACGTCTACAGCGCCGACCCGCGCATCGGCCAGAACGGCCTCGTGACGCTCGCCGACCCCGAGGGCCTGTTCCTGGCCTCGAACGTCGTGCCGATCGCCTCGGCCGATCTGCCGCAGGAGGCGGTCGACATCGTCAACGCGGTGAGCGCCGCGCTGACGCCCGAGGGCCTCGTGGCTCTCAACGTGCAGAGCACGGTCGACCAGCTGGGCTTCGCCGAGATCGCGACCCAGTGGCTGACCGAGAACGGCTTCATCGACTAG
- a CDS encoding cytochrome ubiquinol oxidase subunit I has translation MVEWLDPLLLARWQFGLTTLYHFLFVPLTIGMVVLVAILQTAWVRTGKLKYLHLTRLFGKIFLINFAMGVVTGIVQEFQFGMNWSDYSRFVGDVFGAPLAMEGLLAFFLEASMIGLWIFGWDKLPQKLHLAVIWLLALSTTLSAYFILAANAFMQNPVGFEINEELGRAELTDIGAVLTNPVALAQFPHTIFASLMFAAVVVVAVAAYHLSKNQYLDEMRTALRFGLVINIVAFVGVALSGDQLGLVMVATQPMKMAAAEALYETTAGASFSIFTWGTPDGSSELFSIRIPYVLSFLSTHDFGGTVEGINDLQAQYQTEFGPGDYTPIIWITYWSFRWMIGLGALAALISAVGLWLTRGGRLPEKTWVWKVAIWSAPVPLVASLVGWIFTEMGRQPWIVFGLMRTEDGVSPGVTGLEVLISLIAFTVVYGALAVVEFGLIKRAAIDGPKDWAKYSDGADGDGGTASVDPTKLATVY, from the coding sequence GTGGTCGAATGGCTCGATCCCCTTCTCCTCGCTCGGTGGCAGTTCGGTCTCACGACCCTGTACCACTTCCTCTTCGTCCCCCTGACGATCGGCATGGTCGTGCTCGTCGCGATCCTGCAGACCGCGTGGGTGCGCACGGGCAAGCTCAAGTACCTGCACCTCACGCGCCTGTTCGGCAAGATCTTCCTCATCAACTTCGCCATGGGCGTCGTGACGGGCATCGTGCAGGAGTTCCAGTTCGGCATGAATTGGAGCGACTACTCGCGCTTCGTCGGCGACGTCTTCGGCGCCCCGCTCGCGATGGAGGGCCTGCTCGCGTTCTTCCTCGAGGCGAGCATGATCGGCCTCTGGATCTTCGGCTGGGACAAGCTGCCGCAGAAGCTGCACCTCGCCGTCATCTGGCTGCTCGCGCTCTCGACGACGCTCTCGGCGTACTTCATCCTCGCGGCGAACGCCTTCATGCAGAACCCCGTCGGGTTCGAGATCAACGAAGAACTCGGGCGCGCTGAGCTGACCGACATCGGCGCGGTGCTCACCAACCCCGTCGCGCTCGCGCAGTTCCCGCACACGATCTTCGCGTCGCTCATGTTCGCGGCCGTCGTGGTCGTCGCCGTGGCCGCCTACCACCTCTCGAAGAACCAGTACCTCGACGAGATGCGCACGGCGCTGCGCTTCGGCCTCGTCATCAACATCGTGGCCTTCGTCGGCGTGGCCCTGTCGGGCGACCAGCTCGGCCTCGTGATGGTCGCGACCCAGCCCATGAAGATGGCCGCCGCGGAGGCGCTCTACGAGACCACGGCGGGCGCATCCTTCTCCATCTTCACGTGGGGCACGCCCGACGGCTCGAGCGAGCTGTTCTCGATCCGCATCCCCTACGTGCTCTCGTTCCTCTCGACCCACGACTTCGGCGGCACCGTCGAGGGCATCAACGACCTCCAGGCGCAGTACCAGACCGAGTTCGGCCCCGGCGACTACACGCCCATCATCTGGATCACCTACTGGAGCTTCCGCTGGATGATCGGTCTCGGCGCGCTCGCGGCCCTCATCTCGGCGGTCGGCCTGTGGCTGACCCGAGGCGGACGCCTGCCCGAGAAGACCTGGGTCTGGAAGGTGGCCATCTGGTCGGCGCCGGTGCCGCTCGTCGCGAGCCTCGTCGGCTGGATCTTCACCGAGATGGGCCGGCAGCCGTGGATCGTCTTCGGACTCATGCGCACCGAGGACGGCGTCTCACCCGGCGTCACGGGCCTGGAAGTGCTCATCTCGCTCATCGCCTTCACGGTCGTCTACGGCGCGCTCGCCGTCGTCGAGTTCGGCCTCATCAAGCGCGCCGCCATCGACGGTCCGAAGGACTGGGCGAAGTACAGCGACGGTGCCGACGGCGACGGCGGCACGGCCAGCGTCGACCCCACCAAGCTCGCGACCGTCTACTAG
- the cydC gene encoding thiol reductant ABC exporter subunit CydC — protein MSGVRRTVLRASLPPLRAFAPALALGVLASGSAVALLATSAWLIARSAEQPPILFLGFAIVGVRAFALGRAAFRYLERLIAHDAAFRALSTLRVNVFRRLLPVAPDGLRGVRRGDLLTALVRDVDALQDLPLRVLQPLITAAVIAGLSVVGVATVSPAAALVLLVGLGVTSAIAAAVLRGLSRDADERIAPLRAALADAVLEYLTRWETLRAYGADEARRARVIDLDAQLRRAQSRQSAAAGSVAALFTLGAGLTVLATLIVTEPTLVAGGVTGPQLVMLVLVPLAVLEVVAALPGALSAWWRVRASADRIAHIVPAVVPSVLPVAPQAPQSLPDGPLALRLRGVSARWPEAPAPALVGVDLDLAPGDRLVVEGSSGAGKTTLAHVLVRFLDHEGSYTLGGVDVRALDPDEVRRHVVLCEQSPHLFDASIRQNLLFARDTASDAELLAVLDRVGLGEWCHERGGLDAPVGERGRLVSGGEAQRIALARALLTEAPVLVLDEPTANVDPDRAESLLEQLLGAAASPDRAVLVISHTPVPDRLVTARLHLGVAR, from the coding sequence ATGAGCGGAGTCCGACGCACCGTGCTGCGCGCATCCCTGCCGCCGCTGCGCGCCTTCGCCCCCGCGCTCGCCCTCGGCGTGCTCGCGAGCGGCTCGGCCGTCGCGCTGCTCGCGACGAGCGCGTGGCTCATCGCCCGATCGGCCGAGCAGCCCCCCATCCTCTTCCTCGGCTTCGCGATCGTGGGCGTGCGCGCCTTCGCGCTGGGTCGCGCCGCGTTCCGCTACCTCGAACGGCTCATCGCCCACGATGCCGCGTTCCGCGCGCTCAGCACGCTGCGCGTGAACGTCTTCCGGCGCCTGCTGCCCGTGGCGCCCGATGGCCTGCGCGGCGTGCGGCGCGGCGATCTGCTCACCGCCCTCGTGCGCGACGTCGATGCGCTGCAGGATCTTCCCCTACGCGTGCTGCAGCCGCTCATCACCGCCGCGGTGATCGCGGGGCTCAGCGTCGTCGGGGTCGCGACCGTCTCACCCGCGGCGGCCCTCGTGCTGCTCGTCGGCCTCGGCGTGACGAGTGCGATCGCCGCGGCCGTGCTGCGCGGGCTCAGTCGCGATGCCGATGAGCGCATCGCGCCGCTGCGGGCCGCCCTCGCCGACGCGGTGCTCGAGTACCTCACGCGCTGGGAGACGCTGCGGGCCTACGGCGCCGACGAGGCCCGCCGCGCGCGGGTCATCGACCTCGACGCCCAGCTGCGTCGAGCCCAGTCGCGGCAGTCGGCCGCGGCCGGCAGCGTCGCGGCCCTCTTCACGCTCGGCGCCGGGCTCACGGTGCTGGCCACGCTGATCGTCACCGAGCCGACGCTCGTCGCCGGCGGCGTCACGGGCCCCCAGCTCGTCATGCTCGTGCTCGTGCCGCTCGCCGTGCTCGAGGTCGTCGCTGCGCTGCCCGGCGCGCTCTCGGCGTGGTGGCGCGTGCGGGCGAGCGCCGATCGCATCGCGCACATTGTGCCCGCGGTCGTGCCGAGCGTCCTGCCGGTTGCACCCCAGGCCCCCCAGTCGCTGCCCGACGGGCCGCTCGCGCTGCGGCTGCGCGGCGTGAGCGCTCGCTGGCCGGAGGCCCCGGCGCCGGCCCTGGTCGGCGTCGACCTCGACCTGGCGCCGGGCGATCGGCTCGTCGTCGAAGGCTCGAGCGGGGCGGGCAAGACGACGCTCGCCCACGTGCTCGTGCGATTTCTCGACCACGAGGGCTCCTACACCCTCGGCGGGGTCGATGTGCGGGCCCTGGATCCGGACGAGGTGCGCCGCCACGTCGTGCTGTGCGAGCAGAGCCCGCATCTGTTCGATGCGAGCATCCGCCAGAACCTGCTCTTCGCGCGCGACACGGCGAGCGACGCCGAGCTGCTCGCGGTGCTCGACCGCGTCGGACTGGGGGAGTGGTGCCACGAGCGCGGGGGGCTGGATGCGCCGGTTGGCGAGCGAGGCCGCCTCGTGAGCGGCGGGGAGGCGCAGCGCATCGCGCTCGCGCGCGCCCTGCTCACCGAGGCGCCGGTGCTCGTGCTCGATGAGCCGACGGCGAACGTCGACCCCGACCGGGCAGAGAGCCTGCTCGAGCAGCTGCTCGGTGCCGCCGCGAGCCCCGACCGTGCCGTACTCGTCATCTCGCACACGCCCGTGCCCGATCGGCTCGTCACGGCGCGCCTGCACCTGGGCGTCGCCCGCTAG
- the cydB gene encoding cytochrome d ubiquinol oxidase subunit II, whose protein sequence is MDLAYLWFGIVGFLFIGYFVLDGFDFGVGMAMPFLGKDDTDKRVMINTIGPVWDLNETWLIVAGASLFAAFPYWYATLFDGFYLALLLILVALIARGVSFEYRRLGRSDQWKSWFDWMIVVGSAVPALLWGVAFANIVQGVAIDESGTYTGTLFDLLNPYGLLGGLTTLLLFFTHGVQFLALKTDGDLRLRARALAVRSGILTIVVAAAFLVWTVLQHLDIAHLPVLVGLAAAAAVALIGSWVANRAGAEKAAFGLMAATIALAVASILAALYPNVMPSTTDPAFSLTIENASSSDYTLQVMTWVAVVMMPLVLAYQGFTYWVFRKRITRASIPVAAH, encoded by the coding sequence ATGGACCTCGCATACCTCTGGTTCGGAATCGTCGGATTCCTGTTCATCGGCTACTTCGTGCTCGACGGCTTCGACTTCGGGGTCGGCATGGCGATGCCCTTCCTCGGCAAAGACGACACCGACAAGCGCGTCATGATCAACACGATCGGCCCGGTCTGGGATCTCAACGAGACCTGGCTCATCGTGGCGGGAGCCTCGCTGTTCGCGGCCTTCCCGTACTGGTACGCCACGCTCTTCGACGGCTTCTACCTCGCGCTGCTGCTCATCCTCGTCGCGCTCATCGCGCGCGGCGTCTCGTTCGAGTACCGCCGCCTGGGCAGGTCCGACCAGTGGAAGTCGTGGTTCGACTGGATGATCGTGGTCGGGTCGGCGGTTCCGGCACTCCTGTGGGGCGTCGCCTTCGCCAACATCGTGCAGGGCGTCGCGATCGACGAGTCGGGCACCTACACGGGCACGCTCTTCGACCTGCTCAACCCCTACGGCCTGCTCGGCGGACTCACCACGCTGCTGCTGTTCTTCACGCACGGTGTGCAGTTCCTCGCCCTCAAGACCGACGGCGACCTGCGGCTGCGGGCGCGGGCGCTCGCCGTGCGCTCGGGCATCCTCACGATCGTCGTCGCCGCGGCCTTCCTGGTCTGGACCGTGCTGCAGCACCTCGACATCGCGCACCTGCCGGTGCTCGTGGGGCTCGCCGCCGCGGCCGCCGTGGCGCTCATCGGATCGTGGGTCGCCAACCGGGCTGGCGCGGAGAAGGCCGCCTTCGGGCTCATGGCCGCGACGATCGCGCTCGCGGTCGCGAGCATCCTGGCCGCCCTGTATCCGAACGTGATGCCCTCGACGACCGACCCGGCCTTCAGCCTCACGATCGAGAACGCGTCGAGCTCTGACTACACGCTGCAGGTCATGACCTGGGTCGCCGTGGTCATGATGCCGCTCGTGCTCGCCTACCAGGGGTTCACGTACTGGGTGTTCCGCAAGCGGATCACGCGCGCGTCAATCCCCGTGGCCGCGCACTGA
- a CDS encoding ABC transporter permease, whose amino-acid sequence MNLFLDAFAWLADPVNWQGAGSIPQRVAEHLAYTAVAVLVAVIIAVPLGWWIGHTGKGKELVVGLTGAARALPSFGLIFLFVMVAGVSQREPAAVIVLMLLAIPPVLAGAYAGFEVIDRRIIDAARSMGMTEWQIVWKVEVPLGLPLLFGGLRSGVLQVVATTVLISYIGLGGLGYDIVQGIALRQFDQMLGSAILIIVLALLLDALFAVLERYAVPRGVRAGRATDVRTTPSGRRATADSSATT is encoded by the coding sequence GTGAACCTCTTCCTCGACGCCTTCGCCTGGCTCGCCGACCCCGTCAACTGGCAGGGCGCGGGCTCGATCCCGCAACGGGTCGCGGAGCACCTCGCCTACACCGCGGTCGCGGTGCTCGTCGCCGTGATCATCGCCGTGCCTCTCGGCTGGTGGATCGGGCACACCGGGAAGGGCAAGGAGCTCGTCGTGGGGCTCACGGGTGCAGCACGCGCCCTGCCCTCGTTCGGCCTCATCTTCCTGTTCGTGATGGTCGCCGGGGTCTCGCAGCGCGAGCCCGCCGCCGTGATCGTGCTCATGCTGCTCGCGATCCCGCCCGTGCTCGCCGGCGCGTACGCGGGTTTCGAGGTCATCGATCGTCGCATCATCGACGCGGCGCGCTCGATGGGCATGACGGAGTGGCAGATCGTGTGGAAGGTCGAAGTGCCGCTCGGACTGCCCCTGCTGTTCGGCGGGCTGCGCAGCGGCGTGCTGCAGGTCGTGGCCACGACGGTGCTCATCTCGTACATCGGACTGGGCGGCCTCGGCTACGACATCGTGCAGGGCATCGCCTTGCGGCAGTTCGACCAGATGCTCGGCAGCGCGATCCTCATCATCGTGCTCGCCCTCCTGCTCGACGCCCTCTTCGCGGTGCTCGAGCGCTACGCGGTGCCGCGCGGCGTGCGCGCCGGCCGCGCCACAGACGTTCGCACGACGCCATCCGGGCGACGCGCGACGGCGGACTCCTCCGCCACCACCTGA
- a CDS encoding ABC transporter permease: MTWVLNNLDLILELTLEHIRLSILPIVLGFVIAIPLGWLAYRYRLTRGLILTLVGLLYTVPSLALFVILPPLLGIGFLSEANVLIALTIYAVAIMSRSVADALASVDPDIRQAATAVGYSSWSRFWTVDFPLAGPVLLAGLRVVAVSTVSLLTVGIVVGVQSLGYLFTNGYQRQILASVLTGVVMTVVVALLFDRLLVLLGRVLMPWTRADRRTARRAGGGDDRAALEQQIETPVLAVGRGVQQGSAP; this comes from the coding sequence GTGACCTGGGTGCTCAACAACCTCGACCTGATCCTCGAGCTCACGCTCGAGCACATCAGGCTGAGCATCCTGCCGATCGTGCTCGGGTTCGTCATCGCGATCCCGCTCGGCTGGCTCGCCTACCGCTACCGGCTGACCCGCGGGCTCATCCTCACCCTCGTCGGCCTGCTGTACACGGTCCCGTCGCTCGCGCTCTTCGTCATTCTGCCGCCGCTGCTCGGTATCGGATTCTTGAGCGAGGCCAATGTGCTCATCGCCCTCACGATCTACGCCGTGGCGATCATGTCGCGATCGGTGGCGGATGCTCTCGCGAGCGTGGATCCCGATATCCGTCAGGCGGCGACGGCCGTGGGCTACTCGTCGTGGAGCCGGTTCTGGACGGTCGACTTCCCCCTCGCCGGTCCCGTGCTGCTCGCGGGGTTGCGCGTCGTCGCGGTCAGCACGGTGAGCCTGCTGACGGTCGGCATCGTCGTCGGCGTGCAGAGTCTCGGCTATCTGTTCACGAACGGGTATCAGCGCCAGATTCTCGCCTCGGTGCTCACGGGCGTCGTCATGACGGTCGTGGTCGCTCTGCTCTTCGACCGGCTGCTGGTGCTGCTGGGCCGCGTGCTCATGCCGTGGACGCGCGCCGACCGCCGCACAGCGCGGCGCGCGGGAGGCGGCGATGATCGCGCCGCGCTCGAGCAGCAGATCGAGACGCCCGTTCTGGCGGTCGGCCGCGGTGTGCAGCAGGGGAGCGCACCGTGA